In Rhineura floridana isolate rRhiFlo1 chromosome 6, rRhiFlo1.hap2, whole genome shotgun sequence, one genomic interval encodes:
- the BLCAP gene encoding bladder cancer-associated protein: protein MYCLQWLLPVLLIPKPLNPALWFSHSMFMGFYLLSFLLERKPCTICALVFLAALFLICYSCWGNCFLYHCSGSQLPDSAHDPNVVGT, encoded by the coding sequence ATGTATTGCCTCCAGTGGTTGCtgcctgttctcctcatcccaaAGCCCCTGAACCCAGCCTTGTGGTTCAGTCACTCAATGTTCATGGGCTTCTATCTACTGAGTTTCCTGTTGGAGCGGAAACCTTGCACAATCTGTGCCTTGGTCTTCTTGGCCGCCTTGTTTCTCATCTGCTACAGCTGCTGGGGAAATTGTTTCTTGTATCACTGCTCTGGCTCCCAGCTGCCTGACTCTGCTCACGATCCCAATGTGGTTGGCACCTAA